A genomic window from Nocardioides sp. BP30 includes:
- a CDS encoding YihY/virulence factor BrkB family protein, producing MSTHDAHLPRHGSREEAKPDSPTDIKKPSWRYIARRTFREFGTDQCTDLAAALTYYSVLALFPAVIAVLSLIGLVGQGPSTINAIIDILRQIGITSVANNVEPLLTELSTSRGNGLALVIGIVVALWSASGYVNAFGRGMNRIYGFAEGRPVWKLRPIMLLVTLITVVLCAAVLLGLVVTGPAAKAVGDQIGIGNTAVLVWDIAKWPVMLAMVMLVVALLYWATPNVKQPKFRWISVGAAVAILVWIVASAAFGLYVAGFSHYGRTYGSLAGVIVFLLWLWITNLALLFGAELDAELERGRQLQAGIAAERDLQLEPRDTKQIEKAERKQEKDIALGRRLRESRGKEE from the coding sequence ATGAGCACGCACGACGCGCACCTGCCCCGTCACGGCAGCCGGGAGGAGGCGAAGCCCGACTCGCCCACCGACATCAAGAAGCCGTCGTGGCGCTACATCGCCCGCCGCACGTTCCGGGAGTTCGGCACCGACCAGTGCACCGACCTCGCCGCCGCGCTGACGTACTACTCGGTGCTCGCTCTGTTCCCCGCCGTGATCGCTGTGCTCTCCCTGATCGGCCTGGTCGGGCAGGGCCCCAGCACCATCAACGCGATCATCGACATCCTGCGCCAGATCGGCATCACCTCGGTGGCCAACAACGTCGAGCCGCTGCTCACCGAGCTCAGCACCTCGCGCGGCAACGGCCTGGCGCTGGTCATCGGCATCGTGGTCGCGCTGTGGTCGGCGTCCGGCTACGTCAACGCGTTCGGTCGCGGCATGAACCGGATCTACGGCTTCGCCGAGGGACGTCCGGTGTGGAAGCTGCGCCCGATCATGCTGCTGGTCACGCTGATCACCGTCGTGCTCTGCGCGGCCGTGCTGCTCGGGCTGGTGGTGACCGGGCCGGCCGCCAAGGCCGTCGGCGACCAGATCGGGATCGGCAACACCGCCGTCCTGGTCTGGGACATCGCCAAGTGGCCGGTCATGCTGGCGATGGTCATGCTGGTCGTGGCGTTGCTCTACTGGGCCACCCCCAACGTCAAGCAGCCGAAGTTCCGCTGGATCAGCGTGGGCGCGGCGGTGGCGATCCTCGTCTGGATCGTCGCGTCGGCCGCCTTCGGTCTGTACGTCGCGGGCTTCAGCCACTACGGCCGCACCTACGGCTCCCTCGCCGGGGTGATCGTGTTCCTGCTGTGGCTGTGGATCACCAACCTGGCGCTGCTCTTCGGTGCCGAGCTGGACGCCGAGCTCGAGCGGGGCCGCCAACTGCAGGCCGGCATCGCGGCCGAGCGCGACCTGCAGCTCGAACCGCGCGACACCAAGCAGATCGAGAAGGCCGAGCGCAAGCAGGAGAAGGACATCGCATTGGGACGACGGCTCCGGGAGAGCCGCGGCAAGGAGGAATGA
- a CDS encoding aliphatic sulfonate ABC transporter substrate-binding protein, with protein sequence MKKLLALAGAAASLALTLTACGSGGDSASGTTKITFGYIGDFNGTSLLAVADKQGLWKKAGLDVDTKVFTDGPTQIQALGAGSLNYGYIGPGAVWLPASGKAKIIAIDTLGGADRVIAQPGITSMADLKGKKIGVPAGTSGDMILGLALKKAGMTDKDVDIVPMDAATIVTAFDTGKIDAAGIYYPTIDTIKQKVPNLVELAQDSDFEQDFGFPTAFVSQTNADKATTTKVDQVLREAMDYRAAHTSEAIADTAAMLKQTVAAVTADASHDKLLTSAQLDTMTQNGTVDTWLTSLENYFVGAGKITKATDPKTFYLGDQFVAAGK encoded by the coding sequence ATGAAGAAGCTCCTGGCCCTCGCCGGTGCCGCCGCCTCCCTCGCCCTGACCCTGACCGCCTGCGGCTCCGGCGGTGACTCCGCGAGCGGCACGACGAAGATCACCTTCGGCTACATCGGCGACTTCAACGGCACCAGCCTGCTGGCCGTCGCCGACAAGCAGGGGCTGTGGAAGAAGGCCGGCCTCGACGTGGACACCAAGGTCTTCACCGACGGGCCGACCCAGATCCAGGCGCTGGGCGCCGGCAGCCTGAACTACGGCTACATCGGTCCCGGCGCTGTCTGGCTGCCGGCCTCCGGCAAGGCCAAGATCATCGCGATCGACACCCTCGGCGGCGCCGACCGCGTCATCGCCCAGCCGGGCATCACCTCGATGGCCGACCTCAAGGGCAAGAAGATCGGCGTGCCGGCGGGCACCTCGGGCGACATGATCCTCGGGCTGGCGCTGAAGAAGGCCGGCATGACCGACAAGGACGTGGACATCGTCCCGATGGACGCCGCGACCATCGTGACCGCCTTCGACACCGGCAAGATCGACGCCGCCGGCATCTACTACCCGACCATCGACACCATCAAGCAGAAGGTCCCGAACCTGGTCGAGCTCGCCCAGGACAGCGACTTCGAGCAGGACTTCGGCTTCCCGACCGCGTTCGTCTCCCAGACGAACGCCGACAAGGCGACGACCACCAAGGTCGACCAGGTCCTGCGCGAGGCGATGGACTACCGGGCGGCGCACACCAGCGAGGCGATCGCCGACACCGCGGCGATGCTCAAGCAGACGGTGGCCGCCGTGACCGCCGACGCCAGCCACGACAAGCTGCTCACCTCGGCCCAGCTCGACACCATGACCCAGAACGGCACCGTCGACACCTGGCTGACCTCGCTGGAGAACTACTTCGTGGGTGCCGGCAAGATCACCAAGGCCACCGACCCGAAGACGTTCTACCTCGGCGACCAGTTCGTGGCGGCCGGCAAGTGA
- a CDS encoding formylglycine-generating enzyme family protein, with translation MSACCAPGRGGEPHEHRTASEPELLDIGARPDGAHAVTQVAIPTQEFAMGDAHGDGARADGETPVHPVRLAAYGIDATTVTVADFAAFVEATGHVTEAESFGYSAVFHLHLSPADRRAVVGQPPQTPWWLGVRGADWRHPHGPSSSIAGREDHPVTHVSWNDAQSYCRWTGRRLPTEAEWECAARGGRAGERYPWGDELPAGTWPVNIFQGTFPTDDTAEDGWSGTAPVRAFPAQGYGLFQMVGNVWEWCADWFAPDWYGRSPVASPTGPRDGSMRVIRGGSFLCNDSYCNRYRSAARSANTPDSSTSNMGFRTVAR, from the coding sequence ATGAGTGCCTGCTGCGCGCCGGGGCGCGGGGGCGAGCCGCACGAGCACCGCACCGCGAGCGAGCCGGAGCTGCTGGACATCGGTGCGCGACCCGACGGTGCCCACGCCGTGACGCAGGTGGCGATCCCGACGCAGGAGTTCGCGATGGGCGACGCGCACGGCGACGGGGCGCGGGCCGACGGTGAGACCCCCGTCCACCCGGTGCGGCTGGCGGCGTACGGGATCGACGCGACGACGGTGACGGTGGCCGACTTCGCGGCCTTCGTCGAGGCGACCGGCCACGTCACCGAGGCGGAGAGCTTCGGCTACTCGGCCGTCTTCCACCTCCACCTGTCGCCGGCCGATCGGAGGGCAGTGGTCGGCCAGCCGCCGCAGACGCCCTGGTGGCTGGGGGTGCGCGGCGCGGATTGGCGGCACCCGCACGGGCCGTCGTCGTCGATCGCAGGCCGCGAGGACCATCCGGTCACGCACGTGAGCTGGAACGACGCCCAGTCCTACTGTCGCTGGACGGGGCGTCGGCTGCCGACCGAGGCGGAGTGGGAGTGCGCCGCGCGCGGCGGTCGCGCCGGCGAGCGCTACCCGTGGGGTGACGAGCTGCCGGCCGGCACGTGGCCGGTGAACATCTTCCAGGGCACCTTCCCCACCGACGACACCGCGGAGGACGGCTGGTCCGGGACGGCTCCGGTGCGGGCCTTCCCTGCTCAGGGCTACGGCCTGTTCCAGATGGTCGGCAACGTGTGGGAGTGGTGCGCCGACTGGTTCGCACCGGACTGGTACGGCCGCTCTCCCGTCGCCTCGCCGACCGGTCCGCGCGACGGCTCGATGCGTGTCATCCGCGGCGGCTCGTTCCTGTGCAACGACTCCTACTGCAACCGCTACCGCAGCGCGGCCCGCTCGGCGAACACGCCCGACTCCTCGACCAGCAACATGGGCTTCCGCACGGTGGCGCGCTGA
- a CDS encoding ABC transporter ATP-binding protein, which yields MTAVSTPAQPKIAVRGVGKRFGDFTALGEVDLELAANEFVTVVGPSGCGKSTLLNILAGLEEPTSGQALVDGAPVDGPSPERGVIFQQYALFPWLTVRANVEFGLRTARVPKAERRRRVDHYLELVGLSDFAEKLPKTLSGGMKQRCAIARAYAADPAILLMDEPFGAVDALTRVRLQEQLLDTWSRERRTVLFITHDVDEAVFLANRVVVMAANPGRIQEIVDVDLPYPRTEEVRLSPAFTALRNRVWSAVYHQGTPPAAR from the coding sequence ATGACAGCCGTGTCCACCCCCGCCCAGCCCAAGATCGCCGTACGCGGTGTCGGCAAGCGATTCGGCGACTTCACCGCGCTGGGGGAGGTCGACCTCGAGCTGGCAGCGAACGAGTTCGTCACCGTCGTGGGTCCCTCCGGGTGCGGCAAGAGCACCCTGCTCAACATCCTGGCCGGCCTGGAGGAGCCCACCAGCGGCCAGGCGCTCGTCGACGGTGCACCGGTCGACGGCCCGAGCCCCGAGCGCGGCGTGATCTTCCAGCAGTACGCGCTGTTCCCCTGGCTCACCGTGCGGGCCAACGTCGAGTTCGGCCTGCGGACCGCGCGCGTGCCGAAGGCCGAGCGCCGTCGGCGCGTCGACCACTACCTCGAGCTGGTGGGGCTCTCCGACTTCGCCGAGAAGCTGCCCAAGACGCTCTCCGGGGGCATGAAGCAGCGTTGCGCGATCGCGCGGGCGTACGCCGCCGACCCGGCGATCCTGCTGATGGACGAGCCCTTCGGTGCCGTCGACGCGCTCACCCGCGTCCGGCTGCAGGAGCAGCTGCTCGACACCTGGAGCCGCGAGCGCCGCACCGTCCTGTTCATCACCCACGACGTCGACGAGGCCGTCTTCCTGGCCAACCGGGTGGTGGTGATGGCGGCCAACCCCGGCCGCATCCAGGAGATCGTCGACGTCGACCTGCCCTACCCCCGGACCGAGGAGGTCCGGCTCAGCCCCGCGTTCACCGCGCTGCGCAACCGGGTGTGGAGCGCCGTCTACCACCAGGGGACGCCACCGGCAGCGCGCTGA
- a CDS encoding sulfatase-like hydrolase/transferase, giving the protein MTDQHRVDTLGAYGNSRVPTPALDGLARSGTRFDRWYTPTAICTPARASLLTGQAPFRHKVLANAERNVGYVEDLPEDVFTFPVALREAGYNTGLVGKWHAGSRREPADFGLDGVHLPGWHNPVDHPDYLAYLAERGLPPYRISDRVRGTLPNGGPGNLLAARLHQPVEATFEHYLATRAIELLERYAEDAHREDKPFYLGLHFFGPHLPYVIPDEYFDLIDPATVALPRSIAETFADKPPVQANYSAHWTFDTMPIEVTRKLIAVYWGYVALIDEQIQRVLDAAARLGLIEDTAVFFTCDHGEFTGSHRLHDKGPAMYEDIYRTPGIVRIPGGPSGQVREEFVSLLDCTATILELAGLDPKPAVDSRSLLPLLNGEQPAWEPDLVAEFHGHHFPYPQRMLREDRYKLVVNPTDTCELYDLQTDPDELQNRFHHPELAEVRARMMRRLYTILRERDDRFYHWMTSMYDVGELDYDPMMSGLDESTYAGAETGVEAGAQEAAGGGRA; this is encoded by the coding sequence ATGACCGATCAACATCGGGTGGACACCCTCGGCGCCTACGGCAACAGCCGGGTGCCGACACCCGCACTGGACGGGCTGGCCCGCAGCGGCACGCGGTTCGATCGCTGGTACACCCCCACCGCGATCTGCACCCCCGCGCGGGCCAGCCTCCTCACCGGCCAGGCGCCGTTCCGGCACAAGGTGCTGGCCAACGCCGAGCGCAACGTCGGATACGTCGAGGACCTCCCCGAGGACGTCTTCACCTTCCCCGTCGCGCTGCGTGAGGCCGGCTACAACACCGGTCTGGTCGGCAAGTGGCACGCCGGCAGTCGCCGGGAGCCGGCCGACTTCGGGCTTGACGGCGTGCACCTGCCGGGCTGGCACAACCCCGTGGACCACCCGGACTACCTGGCCTACCTCGCCGAGCGCGGGCTGCCGCCGTACCGGATCAGCGACCGGGTGCGCGGCACGCTGCCCAACGGAGGGCCCGGCAACCTGCTGGCGGCGCGGCTGCACCAGCCGGTGGAGGCCACCTTCGAGCACTACCTGGCGACCCGTGCGATCGAGTTGCTCGAGCGGTACGCCGAGGACGCTCACCGGGAGGACAAGCCGTTCTACCTGGGCCTGCACTTCTTCGGGCCGCACCTGCCCTACGTCATCCCGGACGAGTACTTCGACCTGATCGATCCCGCGACGGTCGCCTTGCCGCGCTCGATCGCCGAGACCTTCGCCGACAAGCCGCCGGTGCAGGCGAACTACAGCGCGCACTGGACCTTCGACACCATGCCGATCGAGGTCACGCGCAAGCTGATCGCCGTGTACTGGGGCTACGTCGCGCTGATCGACGAGCAGATCCAGCGGGTGCTCGACGCGGCGGCGCGGCTGGGCCTGATTGAGGACACGGCTGTCTTCTTCACCTGCGACCACGGTGAGTTCACCGGCAGTCACCGGCTGCACGACAAGGGCCCGGCGATGTATGAGGACATCTACCGCACCCCCGGCATCGTGCGGATCCCGGGCGGCCCGTCCGGCCAGGTCCGCGAGGAGTTCGTCAGCCTGCTCGACTGCACGGCCACCATCCTCGAGCTGGCCGGGCTCGACCCGAAGCCGGCCGTCGACTCGCGCAGCCTGCTGCCTCTCCTCAACGGGGAGCAGCCGGCGTGGGAGCCGGATCTGGTCGCGGAGTTCCACGGGCACCACTTCCCCTACCCGCAGCGCATGCTGCGCGAGGATCGCTACAAGCTGGTGGTCAACCCGACCGACACCTGCGAGCTCTACGACCTGCAGACCGACCCCGACGAGCTGCAGAACCGGTTCCACCACCCGGAGCTGGCCGAGGTCAGGGCGCGGATGATGCGGCGGCTGTACACGATCCTGCGCGAGCGCGACGACCGGTTCTACCACTGGATGACCTCGATGTACGACGTCGGCGAGCTCGACTACGACCCGATGATGAGCGGCCTCGACGAATCGACGTACGCCGGCGCGGAGACCGGTGTGGAGGCCGGTGCGCAGGAGGCCGCCGGGGGCGGGCGCGCATGA
- a CDS encoding sulfatase family protein, protein MTRRPNVVVILTDDHAAHAISAYGSVVNRTPRIDEIGELGWRVEHCFATNSLCSPSRASILTGTYSHVNGVTTLVTPIDASQPTFVSQLKAAGYRTAVFGKWHMGEGPGHDPEGFDEWQVFLDQGEYVDPQLLSRDGLRVVPGYATDIVTDLALDWIDALPGDDPWCVLVWHKAPHRPWVPDPARSTRVAGSVPVPATFDDDYATRTSSARRAAMRIAEHLTAEDLKVDPPAGLSYDDLALWKYQRFMADYLACVESVDDSVGRIVDHLRSREDLDDTLLLYASDQGFFLGDHGWFDKRFMYEESLRMPLLLSYPRRLPGGGVFEEIVTNVDWARTILDACDVEPHPRMQGRSFWPDLVGEPVEPPAEGMYYRYWEHDDVFHKAPAHYGYRSERYKLVYFYNDGLGLPGTGSWTYPGEWELYDLLEDPHELRNVAEDPAYAEIRARLEVELWQAQARVGDTPHPGQPRPALHEEDR, encoded by the coding sequence ATGACCCGGCGGCCCAACGTGGTCGTGATCCTGACCGACGACCACGCCGCGCACGCGATCTCGGCGTACGGCTCGGTGGTCAACCGGACGCCGCGGATCGACGAGATCGGCGAGCTCGGCTGGCGCGTCGAGCACTGCTTCGCCACCAACAGCCTGTGCTCGCCCAGCCGGGCCTCGATCCTGACCGGTACCTACAGCCACGTCAACGGCGTGACGACCCTGGTCACGCCGATCGACGCGAGCCAGCCGACCTTCGTCTCCCAGCTGAAGGCGGCCGGGTACCGCACGGCTGTCTTCGGCAAGTGGCACATGGGTGAGGGCCCCGGGCACGACCCCGAGGGCTTCGACGAGTGGCAGGTCTTCCTCGACCAGGGCGAGTACGTCGACCCGCAGCTGCTCTCCCGCGACGGTCTGCGCGTGGTGCCGGGCTACGCCACCGACATCGTCACCGATCTCGCCCTGGACTGGATCGACGCACTGCCGGGTGACGACCCGTGGTGCGTGCTGGTGTGGCACAAGGCGCCGCACCGGCCCTGGGTCCCCGACCCGGCCCGCAGCACCCGCGTGGCCGGGTCGGTCCCGGTGCCGGCGACGTTCGACGACGACTACGCCACCCGCACATCGTCGGCACGCCGTGCGGCGATGCGTATCGCCGAGCACCTGACCGCCGAGGATCTCAAGGTCGACCCGCCGGCGGGGCTGAGCTACGACGACCTAGCGCTGTGGAAGTACCAGCGGTTCATGGCCGACTACCTGGCCTGCGTGGAGTCGGTCGACGACAGCGTCGGACGGATCGTCGACCACCTGCGCTCGCGCGAGGACCTCGACGACACGCTGCTGCTCTACGCCTCCGACCAGGGGTTCTTCCTCGGCGACCACGGCTGGTTCGACAAGCGGTTCATGTACGAGGAGTCGCTGCGGATGCCGCTGCTGCTCAGCTACCCCCGACGCCTGCCGGGCGGCGGCGTCTTCGAGGAGATCGTGACGAACGTCGACTGGGCGCGCACGATCCTGGACGCCTGCGACGTCGAGCCGCACCCCCGAATGCAGGGCCGCTCGTTCTGGCCGGACCTCGTGGGCGAGCCCGTCGAGCCGCCGGCGGAGGGGATGTACTACCGCTACTGGGAGCACGACGACGTGTTCCACAAGGCCCCCGCGCACTACGGCTACCGCTCCGAGCGCTACAAGCTCGTCTACTTCTACAACGACGGTCTGGGTCTGCCCGGGACCGGCAGCTGGACCTATCCGGGCGAGTGGGAGCTCTACGACCTGCTCGAGGATCCGCACGAGCTGCGCAACGTGGCCGAGGATCCCGCCTACGCCGAGATCCGGGCGCGGCTGGAGGTCGAGCTGTGGCAGGCTCAGGCCCGGGTCGGCGACACGCCCCACCCGGGGCAGCCACGTCCGGCCCTGCACGAGGAGGATCGATGA
- a CDS encoding ABC transporter permease: MPDLPADPLLESVAASERRRAPLPAVAAAATPAPPRRRRQLSRTGALALNLLSAVVGVLIWWALEAAGLNLPTPWAVVKDAGHLLANGTLEQDALASLRRVLIGFCLGCALAVPVGFLMGWYPVARALIEPWVQFFRTIPPLALIPLAVVLFGIDETPKILVIFLAAFLSCVIAAFQGVISVDRTLINAARVLGAGDLTIFRRVVVPASMPYILVGMRVGLGSSWATVVAAELIAAQQGLGFRMQSAELYYDLPTIFVGFITIGILGLLMDRILLVAERRLTVWQERR, from the coding sequence GTGCCTGACCTACCCGCCGACCCCCTGCTCGAGTCCGTCGCCGCGTCCGAACGACGGCGCGCCCCGCTGCCCGCCGTCGCGGCAGCTGCGACGCCGGCGCCGCCACGCCGCCGACGACAGCTCTCCCGCACCGGTGCGCTGGCGCTCAACCTGCTCTCCGCCGTCGTCGGGGTGCTGATCTGGTGGGCGCTGGAGGCGGCCGGCCTCAACCTGCCGACGCCCTGGGCGGTCGTGAAGGACGCCGGTCACCTGCTCGCCAACGGAACCCTGGAGCAGGACGCCCTGGCCAGCCTCCGGCGCGTGCTGATCGGCTTCTGCCTCGGCTGCGCGCTCGCCGTGCCGGTCGGCTTCCTGATGGGGTGGTATCCGGTCGCTCGGGCGCTGATCGAGCCGTGGGTGCAGTTCTTCCGCACCATCCCGCCACTCGCGCTGATCCCGCTGGCAGTGGTGCTGTTCGGCATCGACGAGACGCCGAAGATCCTGGTCATCTTCCTGGCCGCGTTCCTGTCCTGCGTGATCGCGGCGTTCCAGGGCGTGATCAGCGTCGACCGCACGCTGATCAACGCCGCCCGGGTGCTCGGCGCCGGCGATCTGACCATCTTCCGCCGCGTGGTGGTCCCCGCCTCCATGCCCTACATCCTGGTCGGCATGCGCGTGGGCCTCGGCTCCTCGTGGGCGACGGTGGTCGCCGCGGAGCTGATCGCCGCGCAGCAGGGCCTGGGCTTCCGGATGCAGAGCGCGGAGCTCTACTACGACCTGCCGACGATCTTCGTCGGATTCATCACCATCGGCATCCTCGGCCTCCTGATGGACCGGATCCTGCTCGTGGCCGAGCGCCGTCTGACCGTCTGGCAGGAGCGCCGATGA
- a CDS encoding DUF4235 domain-containing protein: protein MATSTSAKILYRPWGIIASMLGGLVAGQIVQLIWKKAVPGEEDHPPKPLESDYGLGQVVAAALVQGAIFAAVRALIDRGGARLFERATGEWPGD, encoded by the coding sequence ATGGCCACGAGCACGTCAGCCAAGATCCTGTACCGGCCCTGGGGCATCATCGCCAGCATGCTCGGCGGGCTGGTCGCGGGGCAGATCGTGCAGCTGATCTGGAAGAAGGCCGTCCCGGGCGAGGAGGACCACCCGCCCAAGCCGCTGGAGTCGGACTACGGCCTGGGTCAGGTGGTGGCCGCCGCGCTGGTCCAGGGCGCGATCTTCGCCGCCGTACGGGCGTTGATCGACCGGGGCGGAGCGAGGTTGTTCGAGCGGGCCACCGGCGAGTGGCCCGGCGACTGA
- a CDS encoding DUF3618 domain-containing protein, which translates to MTEQNNTPQTPEELRADIERTRAELADTVGALTERLDVKGRAQARADELAHDPRARGVGVGLAVAAVLTVAFIVWRKRR; encoded by the coding sequence ATGACCGAGCAGAACAACACCCCGCAGACGCCCGAGGAGCTGCGCGCCGACATCGAGCGCACCCGCGCCGAGCTCGCCGACACCGTCGGTGCTCTGACCGAGCGCCTCGACGTGAAGGGACGAGCCCAGGCCCGCGCCGACGAGCTGGCGCACGACCCCCGAGCGCGCGGCGTCGGCGTCGGCCTCGCGGTGGCAGCCGTGCTCACCGTCGCCTTCATCGTGTGGCGGAAGCGCCGATGA